Proteins co-encoded in one Papaver somniferum cultivar HN1 chromosome 5, ASM357369v1, whole genome shotgun sequence genomic window:
- the LOC113280949 gene encoding ureide permease 1-like isoform X1, with amino-acid sequence MDITAFASLISHSIERFWLYNHSTGLLKMYVVESKAGAIGCMLLALLFLGTWPAILTLLERRGRLPQHTYLDYSITNLLAAVLIALTFGQIGDGKPNTPNFITQLYQDNWPCVLFAMAGGVFLSLGNLATQYAWAFVGLSVTEVITASITVVIGTTLNYFLDDRINKAEILFPGVACFLIAVLLGSAVHSSNGTDNKAKLSSYTDEKGAIEISESKNVYKYTVIVDGNKDLEDGNVSVEKAEVGTADFLIELENKRAIKVFGKSTLIGLGITFFAGFCFSLFSPAFNLATNDQWDTMKEGVPHLVVYTAFFYFSVSCFTIAIILNITFLYYPVLNLPRSSLKAYVNDWNGRNWALLAGLVCGFGNGLQFMGGQAAGYAAADAVQALPLVSTFWGILLFGEYRKSSKKTYVLLVSMLLMFIVAVGILMASSGHRKT; translated from the exons ATG GATATTACTGCTTTTGCTTCCTTGATTTCTCATTCAATTGAGAGATTTTGGTTGTATAATCATAGTACAGGGTTGCTCAAGATGTATGTAGTTGAGAGTAAGGCAGGAGCCATAGGATGCATGTTGCTTGCTCTACTCTTCTTGGGTACATGGCCTGCTATTCTTACTCTTTTGGAAAGAAGAGGGAGGCTTCCTCAACATACTTACCTTGATTACTCTATCACGAATCTCTTGGCTGCGGTGTTAATTGCCTTGACATTCGGTCAAATTGGCGATGGCAAACCCAATACGCCGAATTTCATCACTCAGCTTTATCAG GACAACTGGCCTTGCGTCTTGTTTGCTATGGCAGGTGGTGTGTTTCTCAGTCTTGGAAATCTCGCTACTCAGTATGCTTGGGCATTTGTTGGTCTCTCGGTGACAGAGGTCATAACTGCAAGCATAACAGTTGTTATAG GAACAACTTTGAACTACTTCTTAGATGATCGAATCAACAAAGCCGAGATTCTATTCCCAGGAGTTGCATGTTTTCTAATTGCGGTTCTTCTTGGATCTGCTGTTCATTCTTCAAATGGAACTGATAATAAAGCAAAGCTTAGTAGTTATACGGATGAAAAGGG GGCAATTGAGATATCAGAGTCTAAGAATGTGTACAAGTACACAG TAATTGTAGATGGAAACAAGGATTTAGAGGATGGAAACGTTAGTGTTGAGAAAGCTGAAGTAGGAACTGCTGACTTCCTTATAGAGCTTGAAAATAAAAGAGCAATCAAG GTTTTTGGGAAGAGCACTTTGATCGGTCTGGGTATTACATTCTTTGCCGGCTTTTGCTTCTCTCTCTTCTCGCCGGCATTCAACTTGGCAACGAATGATCAATGGGACACAATGAAAGAAGGGGTTCCCCATTTAGTTGTCTACACTGCGTTTTTCTACTTCTCGGTTTCTTGTTTTACAATTGCTATTATTCTAAACATCACATTCCTGTACTACCCTGTGCTTAACCTACCGAGGTCATCTCTTAAGGCTTATGTGAATGATTGGAACGGTAGAAATTGGGCTCTTTTGGCAGGGCTCGTTTGTGGATTTGGGAACGGTCTCCAATTCATGGGTGGTCAAGCTGCTGGATATGCAGCTGCAGATGCTGTTCAG GCACTTCCACTTGTGAGCACATTTTGGGGTATACTTCTGTTTGGAGAGTATCGGAAGTCGTCAAAAAAGACATACGTATTGCTTGTTAGCATGTTGCTGATGTTCATTGTGGCAGTAGGGATTCTTATGGCATCATCAGGGCATCGAAAAACATGA
- the LOC113280949 gene encoding ureide permease 2-like isoform X2 has translation MDITAFASLISHSIERFWLYNHSTGLLKMYVVESKAGAIGCMLLALLFLGTWPAILTLLERRGRLPQHTYLDYSITNLLAAVLIALTFGQIGDGKPNTPNFITQLYQDNWPCVLFAMAGGVFLSLGNLATQYAWAFVGLSVTEVITASITVVIGTTLNYFLDDRINKAEILFPGVACFLIAVLLGSAVHSSNGTDNKAKLSSYTDEKGAIEISESKNVYKYTDGNKDLEDGNVSVEKAEVGTADFLIELENKRAIKVFGKSTLIGLGITFFAGFCFSLFSPAFNLATNDQWDTMKEGVPHLVVYTAFFYFSVSCFTIAIILNITFLYYPVLNLPRSSLKAYVNDWNGRNWALLAGLVCGFGNGLQFMGGQAAGYAAADAVQALPLVSTFWGILLFGEYRKSSKKTYVLLVSMLLMFIVAVGILMASSGHRKT, from the exons ATG GATATTACTGCTTTTGCTTCCTTGATTTCTCATTCAATTGAGAGATTTTGGTTGTATAATCATAGTACAGGGTTGCTCAAGATGTATGTAGTTGAGAGTAAGGCAGGAGCCATAGGATGCATGTTGCTTGCTCTACTCTTCTTGGGTACATGGCCTGCTATTCTTACTCTTTTGGAAAGAAGAGGGAGGCTTCCTCAACATACTTACCTTGATTACTCTATCACGAATCTCTTGGCTGCGGTGTTAATTGCCTTGACATTCGGTCAAATTGGCGATGGCAAACCCAATACGCCGAATTTCATCACTCAGCTTTATCAG GACAACTGGCCTTGCGTCTTGTTTGCTATGGCAGGTGGTGTGTTTCTCAGTCTTGGAAATCTCGCTACTCAGTATGCTTGGGCATTTGTTGGTCTCTCGGTGACAGAGGTCATAACTGCAAGCATAACAGTTGTTATAG GAACAACTTTGAACTACTTCTTAGATGATCGAATCAACAAAGCCGAGATTCTATTCCCAGGAGTTGCATGTTTTCTAATTGCGGTTCTTCTTGGATCTGCTGTTCATTCTTCAAATGGAACTGATAATAAAGCAAAGCTTAGTAGTTATACGGATGAAAAGGG GGCAATTGAGATATCAGAGTCTAAGAATGTGTACAAGTACACAG ATGGAAACAAGGATTTAGAGGATGGAAACGTTAGTGTTGAGAAAGCTGAAGTAGGAACTGCTGACTTCCTTATAGAGCTTGAAAATAAAAGAGCAATCAAG GTTTTTGGGAAGAGCACTTTGATCGGTCTGGGTATTACATTCTTTGCCGGCTTTTGCTTCTCTCTCTTCTCGCCGGCATTCAACTTGGCAACGAATGATCAATGGGACACAATGAAAGAAGGGGTTCCCCATTTAGTTGTCTACACTGCGTTTTTCTACTTCTCGGTTTCTTGTTTTACAATTGCTATTATTCTAAACATCACATTCCTGTACTACCCTGTGCTTAACCTACCGAGGTCATCTCTTAAGGCTTATGTGAATGATTGGAACGGTAGAAATTGGGCTCTTTTGGCAGGGCTCGTTTGTGGATTTGGGAACGGTCTCCAATTCATGGGTGGTCAAGCTGCTGGATATGCAGCTGCAGATGCTGTTCAG GCACTTCCACTTGTGAGCACATTTTGGGGTATACTTCTGTTTGGAGAGTATCGGAAGTCGTCAAAAAAGACATACGTATTGCTTGTTAGCATGTTGCTGATGTTCATTGTGGCAGTAGGGATTCTTATGGCATCATCAGGGCATCGAAAAACATGA
- the LOC113280949 gene encoding ureide permease 1-like isoform X3: MYVVESKAGAIGCMLLALLFLGTWPAILTLLERRGRLPQHTYLDYSITNLLAAVLIALTFGQIGDGKPNTPNFITQLYQDNWPCVLFAMAGGVFLSLGNLATQYAWAFVGLSVTEVITASITVVIGTTLNYFLDDRINKAEILFPGVACFLIAVLLGSAVHSSNGTDNKAKLSSYTDEKGAIEISESKNVYKYTVIVDGNKDLEDGNVSVEKAEVGTADFLIELENKRAIKVFGKSTLIGLGITFFAGFCFSLFSPAFNLATNDQWDTMKEGVPHLVVYTAFFYFSVSCFTIAIILNITFLYYPVLNLPRSSLKAYVNDWNGRNWALLAGLVCGFGNGLQFMGGQAAGYAAADAVQALPLVSTFWGILLFGEYRKSSKKTYVLLVSMLLMFIVAVGILMASSGHRKT; this comes from the exons ATGTATGTAGTTGAGAGTAAGGCAGGAGCCATAGGATGCATGTTGCTTGCTCTACTCTTCTTGGGTACATGGCCTGCTATTCTTACTCTTTTGGAAAGAAGAGGGAGGCTTCCTCAACATACTTACCTTGATTACTCTATCACGAATCTCTTGGCTGCGGTGTTAATTGCCTTGACATTCGGTCAAATTGGCGATGGCAAACCCAATACGCCGAATTTCATCACTCAGCTTTATCAG GACAACTGGCCTTGCGTCTTGTTTGCTATGGCAGGTGGTGTGTTTCTCAGTCTTGGAAATCTCGCTACTCAGTATGCTTGGGCATTTGTTGGTCTCTCGGTGACAGAGGTCATAACTGCAAGCATAACAGTTGTTATAG GAACAACTTTGAACTACTTCTTAGATGATCGAATCAACAAAGCCGAGATTCTATTCCCAGGAGTTGCATGTTTTCTAATTGCGGTTCTTCTTGGATCTGCTGTTCATTCTTCAAATGGAACTGATAATAAAGCAAAGCTTAGTAGTTATACGGATGAAAAGGG GGCAATTGAGATATCAGAGTCTAAGAATGTGTACAAGTACACAG TAATTGTAGATGGAAACAAGGATTTAGAGGATGGAAACGTTAGTGTTGAGAAAGCTGAAGTAGGAACTGCTGACTTCCTTATAGAGCTTGAAAATAAAAGAGCAATCAAG GTTTTTGGGAAGAGCACTTTGATCGGTCTGGGTATTACATTCTTTGCCGGCTTTTGCTTCTCTCTCTTCTCGCCGGCATTCAACTTGGCAACGAATGATCAATGGGACACAATGAAAGAAGGGGTTCCCCATTTAGTTGTCTACACTGCGTTTTTCTACTTCTCGGTTTCTTGTTTTACAATTGCTATTATTCTAAACATCACATTCCTGTACTACCCTGTGCTTAACCTACCGAGGTCATCTCTTAAGGCTTATGTGAATGATTGGAACGGTAGAAATTGGGCTCTTTTGGCAGGGCTCGTTTGTGGATTTGGGAACGGTCTCCAATTCATGGGTGGTCAAGCTGCTGGATATGCAGCTGCAGATGCTGTTCAG GCACTTCCACTTGTGAGCACATTTTGGGGTATACTTCTGTTTGGAGAGTATCGGAAGTCGTCAAAAAAGACATACGTATTGCTTGTTAGCATGTTGCTGATGTTCATTGTGGCAGTAGGGATTCTTATGGCATCATCAGGGCATCGAAAAACATGA